The sequence GTCACTCGTTCAATACAAAATATGCCATAATACTTTCCATGTTGTTTACACAACCTAAATGTCTTGACTAAATCTGTTTCTTTTAGGAGTAGCTTCTCTTTTAATACACCGTTTATTTTTATTTGTTTGTTGTGTTTATCTTTTCCTAGGCTTAGTAACAATTGTCGATCCTTAAGTTTATATCCTTTATAGGGTTCATCATAAAATAATGAAAACCACTTTCTCTTTTGGGCTCTAAACTTTGGATATCCTCTTTCTCCTTTAAAAAATTCCTTAAATGCATCGCGCAGGCGAAATGCTACATTCTTGAGTGGAAAGGAGTAAACGGTTTTTAAGTATGGCTTTGATTGCTTGAGTACAGGAATCAGGTCGCGTAGATTCCGTCCCTTTAATAACGTAGCATCCTTGGGATTGTTCTTATATTCTTGATTAATTTTTTCTAATAGTTCGTTATATAATGTATTACAAATTTGACTTTGACTGTCTAGTATTAAAGTTGTCTTATGATTAAATACGATTTCAATCTTTCTATTAAACTTCAAAGTATCACCTCCCCATATCACAAATTCCCTATACCCATATTTTACCAAACATATGTTCGTTTTACAATGTATTATTGTATTTTCCATAATAAAAAATCAACATCAAATGTGCTTTAATGTTGACTTTGATATTCCTACTACTCAAGTATTTACTGATTAAAATCTATTCATTTATATATAAGTTTAGGTAGATTTAGATAGGTTTATTGTAACTGTTATTTAACCCCCCCGAATTTAAATAGTGTATAATTCAATTATATAGGTAACAATATGGATTTACAATAATTATTATTGTAATTTTTACGCAAATTTTTATGAATTACAGTAAATTTTTTAATCATGCATTTTTTCTAATTTCTTAACTATAAAAATCACTAGACTAGAAATTCATAGTCTGGTGATTTTTTGCTATTAAGAGTATTTATTTTCAACGGTATCGGGACTCTATTTTCAAAAAACACAGGTTACCGATCACCCTACAATAAGCATATATCGGTATACTAGTAGAGAGTGGTATAATTTCCATTAGTTTCCACAAAATACATACATATAAGATTATAAAGAAAGAGTGATCATAATGATTGAAATATATTATACAAAGTTTACCAATTTAAATGATGATGGTACGGAAAAGTCTCATTATTATGGATATCGAATATTTGACCCAGAAACTGAAGAGGCTGAGTATGATGCGACATTAGATAATCTAATAACGCTTAAGAAAAGGGTAAATCAACGTAACCTCTTAGTCTATATAAAACAAACTTACCCAACGTTTTATAAAAAAATAGTTCAATCAAGAACGTATGCATTTAATAATATGATTTACAATGTTTAAATTAGAAAAACAAAGATTTTTCTAGTCTATTAGTATAGGTTTCAAAAGCGAGAGCAAGTCATTTAGCTTAATTGTATCTTTGCATCATAGAGCAATATAAAAAGTTGTAATAATTGGATCGAGTGGTAATTTATTAATAATCAAATAAGGCAATGTGTAATCTATATTAATACATTCTACCGTACACGAGCTTCATAAAGCATTCGTTTTAATTTTAGTTAAAGTTAATAAAAAAATCACTAGAATTTGATTTTATTAAATCCAATCCATCTAGTGATTTTTTTTCTCTAATTAGTCTAAAAACTTTTTAATTTCCTCAGCCTTTGGTACGCGTCCTGATACTTTAACCGTTCCATCTACAACAAGCGCTGGTGTGTTCATTACACCGTATGAAACGATATCTTTCATTTCTATTACTTTTTCAAATGTTGCCTCAATTCCTAGTTCCTCAACTGCTTTTCTTGCATTTTGTTCTAGCTTTGTGCAGTTTGCACATCCGCCTCCTAGAATTTTAATGTTCATATTTGTTCCTCCTTATAATAATCTATTTATTTAACAGTGCTTTTATTAATCGTGTATTAAAATAAACACTCATTCGTATAAGCCATTTCTTTATATTAGACCATACACGCGCTTAAGTTTATGTTAACAGGTAACCAAATGCATTAAATAAATATCCCATTAAGATAATTCCAATTGTTACAATCGATACGAATATGATAAGTAGTTTTGGCTTTACTACTTTGCTTAGTAACACCATTGATGGAACCGATAGTGCAGTTACAGCCATCATGAATGCAAGCACCGTTCCAATCCCTACACCTTTTTCAAAAAGTGCTCTAGAAACTGATAAAGTACCAAAAATATCGGAATACATCGGTATTCCAGCTAGCGTAGCAAGTAGTACAGAGATAGGGTTTTGATCACCTAATAGCCACAGAACAAATTTTCGTGGAACGACACCATGAATAAAAGCTCCTACTCCTACTCCTAATAGAATATAAATCCATACTTTTTTTATAATGTCTCTAACCTGTGTTTTTGCAAAATTTATACGCTCTTTTTTCGTTAGATTAAATACAGATTCATCTAGTTCTTGATTTTCATTAGATGCTGGTTTCTGTGAATCCCTTATATCAATGACATAACCTTCTACATATTTTTCTAGTTTTAGTTTGTCTATTAACGTTCCCCCTATTACAGCAAGTACTAAGCCAACTATAACATAAGCAAATGCAACTTTCCATCCAAAGAATGAAGATAATATAATAATTGAAGCTAAGTCCACTAGAGGAGATGAGATTAGAAATGAAAAGGTAACACCTATTGGCATTCCTGCCTTCGTAAATCCTATAAATAGTGGTATACTTGAACACGAACAAAAGGGTGTTATAGTCCCAAATAATGCCCCCAGAATATTGGCTTTAACCCCTTTAACCTTACCTAATATTTTACTTGTTCGTTCCGGTGGAAAATAACTTTGAATATAGGAAATCGAGAAGATTAGGACAGCTAATAATATAAAGATTTTAAGCGTATCGTAAATAAAGAAGTGGATGACCTCACCTACCCACGAATCCATGGTTATTCCTAATATTTTTTCAACAAATAATTTTACTAAGTTATATAGCCATTCCATTTTAAGTAGTTGATCATTTAACCAACTGAAACTTTCTTTTATAACATCCATTTCTTCACCTTCCTACTAATAGTCATTTTTTATTTATGATCACATGAACAACTTGATGAGAATTCTGTCTTAACATCTAACGATTTTAGAATACTTACAATTTCCTCATTTTCTAATGCTTTATTCTTTAAATAATCAATTAGTTTTTGGTGTTCCTGTACAAATGTTTTACACACGCGATAATGAACCCATCTTGAATCTTTACGGGATTCGACCATATTAAGTTTTCGTAGCTTCATCATGTGTTTTGAAATATTCGCTTGCTTTAACCCTAAATAGTCTTCAATTTTACACACACACACTTCTGTAAATAACAAAAGGGTGAATATTTTAAGTCTGTTCTCATCCGCTAAGGCTTTTAGAATATCTATTTCATATTTCATATAAATCAGTCCTTTGTATTTTTAACTTATTACTACTTAGTAATCTATCACTACTATTATATTACCACTTAGTAATGTGTGTGTCAATTATTATATCTTTTTAAAAAACTATGATTTTTAAACTGTATTAATTGAGTAGGATAACGAAATAATTTAGTTGCTACGTTTAACCTCGAAGTAAACTTTAATTACTCAATTATTAGAAACTCCTATAAAAAAGGACTTATCCGAAGATAAATCCTTAAAACTGTTTATTTTTATTATCGTACAACTGATTTTGTAACTGATCAATTGGCATTGGTCTACTGTGAATAAATCCTTGGTATTCATCACAACCAATCGTTTTAAGATAGTCAAGCTGTTCGATTGTCTCAATACCCTCAGAGACAACTTTGATATTTAACTTTCTAGCAAACGTTATGATTGTTTCAAATAAGTCACGTGTCTTCTTATGATCCAAGACTTTATCAATAAACCCTTTATCGAGTTTAAGCGTATCGATAGGGAAGTCTTTTATATACACTAAAGACGAATACCCTTTTCCAAAGTCGTCTAATGCGATCTTAATGTTCCGCTCCTTTAATTGCTGTAGGATGAAAATTGTTTGACTTATATTTTTTATTGCAATACCTTCTGTTACTTCAAAGGTTAGATACGATGGATCTACATGATATTTTTTTATGATTTGATCAACGTCTGCTACAAATGTTTGATCTTTAAATAGAATCGGTGATACATTAACTGAAATATTAAGAGGGGTTATCTTTTGATCCATCCATTCTTTTAATTGTTTACATGCAAGCTCGATTACTTGACGGTCAATTTGTTTAATAAGTCCTGTTTCTTCTGCAATTCTAATGAATAAAGCAGGGGAAACAATTCCGATTTCTGGATGATTCCAACGTATTAACGCTTCAACACTCGTTATTTGGTTCGTGTCAACACACACTTTTGGTTGAAAATATAAGATAAACTCCTTGCGCATGACTGCTACTTTAATTTCTTCTAAAAGGCTAAAACGTGTAGATATTTCTTCTGTTAAATGTTTTTTATACGTATAGACTTGATTTTTACCACTCTTTTTAGCAGTGTACATGGCAAGGTCAGCATGACGTATGAGGGTATCAATATCGTTACCATCTTTCGGGTAGTTTGAAACTCCTATACTACAATGTACATGAATTAACTTTCTCCTAATCTTCATTTCTTGACTAATAGTTTCCTGAATCGTAGAAATAATCTGCTCCGTCTGCATATTACTTCTAGGACTAGTTAATATAATTAAAAACTCATCCCCTGATATCCTAGCTATAACATCCTCATCCTTTACACATTCTACTAAACGCTCAGCCACAATTTTAAGGACTTTATCACCAGAATGATGACCTAAGTTATCATTTACTAATTTAAAATCATCTATATCTAAAAATAGGAACGTTACATTTCGGTCCTGATTAATCAGTGGATTAATCTTTGTGATAAAGTTTCGATTAGGCAAATCAGTCACCGGATCAAAATACGCCATCTGAGTTAAACGCTTAATGAGATTATTTTTTTGCTTAAGCATCTCAATTATTCCCGCTACCACAAATATAATCCCTACTAAAACAAACGCATTGTATAGTAGATGAAATAACAATTCAAATCTATTAATAAGTAATATAACTTCTTTGAATTCCATTAATAAATCGAAAAAAAGACCAATAGCCACTATAGACATACCGGTAGAAAAGTATTTA is a genomic window of Haloplasma contractile SSD-17B containing:
- a CDS encoding thioredoxin family protein, with protein sequence MNIKILGGGCANCTKLEQNARKAVEELGIEATFEKVIEMKDIVSYGVMNTPALVVDGTVKVSGRVPKAEEIKKFLD
- a CDS encoding permease, whose protein sequence is MDVIKESFSWLNDQLLKMEWLYNLVKLFVEKILGITMDSWVGEVIHFFIYDTLKIFILLAVLIFSISYIQSYFPPERTSKILGKVKGVKANILGALFGTITPFCSCSSIPLFIGFTKAGMPIGVTFSFLISSPLVDLASIIILSSFFGWKVAFAYVIVGLVLAVIGGTLIDKLKLEKYVEGYVIDIRDSQKPASNENQELDESVFNLTKKERINFAKTQVRDIIKKVWIYILLGVGVGAFIHGVVPRKFVLWLLGDQNPISVLLATLAGIPMYSDIFGTLSVSRALFEKGVGIGTVLAFMMAVTALSVPSMVLLSKVVKPKLLIIFVSIVTIGIILMGYLFNAFGYLLT
- a CDS encoding ArsR/SmtB family transcription factor; the protein is MKYEIDILKALADENRLKIFTLLLFTEVCVCKIEDYLGLKQANISKHMMKLRKLNMVESRKDSRWVHYRVCKTFVQEHQKLIDYLKNKALENEEIVSILKSLDVKTEFSSSCSCDHK
- a CDS encoding putative bifunctional diguanylate cyclase/phosphodiesterase, with protein sequence MSEYIKKTTLFLIILLLFFGAIIHLKNWDVNVYNYLFNSLKVLALITGVRVVKHDIKYFSTGMSIVAIGLFFDLLMEFKEVILLINRFELLFHLLYNAFVLVGIIFVVAGIIEMLKQKNNLIKRLTQMAYFDPVTDLPNRNFITKINPLINQDRNVTFLFLDIDDFKLVNDNLGHHSGDKVLKIVAERLVECVKDEDVIARISGDEFLIILTSPRSNMQTEQIISTIQETISQEMKIRRKLIHVHCSIGVSNYPKDGNDIDTLIRHADLAMYTAKKSGKNQVYTYKKHLTEEISTRFSLLEEIKVAVMRKEFILYFQPKVCVDTNQITSVEALIRWNHPEIGIVSPALFIRIAEETGLIKQIDRQVIELACKQLKEWMDQKITPLNISVNVSPILFKDQTFVADVDQIIKKYHVDPSYLTFEVTEGIAIKNISQTIFILQQLKERNIKIALDDFGKGYSSLVYIKDFPIDTLKLDKGFIDKVLDHKKTRDLFETIITFARKLNIKVVSEGIETIEQLDYLKTIGCDEYQGFIHSRPMPIDQLQNQLYDNKNKQF